Proteins encoded together in one Sceloporus undulatus isolate JIND9_A2432 ecotype Alabama chromosome 4, SceUnd_v1.1, whole genome shotgun sequence window:
- the LOC121929200 gene encoding adenosine receptor A3-like, translated as MPDVWENIYIAFESMIAVLAILGNILVIWVLKLNRTFQKSIFYFIISLAVADIAVGLVMPAAIVVSLGIQMPYDACLFMCCLLVAFTQASIMSLLAIAIDRYLRVRLLIRYKLITTEKRIRMALGTVWLLSLLVGFIPMFGWAEEKPGNSSNVECKFRNVMKMDYMVYLSFFTGTLAPLILMCVLYTKIFCIIRSKLELCSGSGKGQGISYRHELRIAKSLSLVLFLFAVCWLPMCILNCLMHFYSILDIPEKIVYLAILLSHSNSVMNPIVYAFRIKKFRKTCIQILRTYVLQMDPETDVPDGHSSSEPL; from the exons ATGCCCGATGTTTGGGAAAACATTTATATTGCTTTTGAGTCCATGATTGCAGTGCTTGCGATCCTGGGTAATATCCTGGTCATTTGGGTGCTGAAGTTAAACCGGACATTTCAGAAGAGTATCTTCTACTTCATTATCTCACTGGCAGTAGCTGATATTGCTGTTGGACTTGTCATGCCAGCAGCTATTGTGGTGAGCTTAGGCATCCAGATGCCATACGATGCCTGTCTGTTCATGTGCTGTTTGCTTGTGGCTTTTACTCAAGCCTCCATCATGTCTTTACTTGCCATAGCAATTGACAGATATTTGAGAGTACGGCTGCTCATCAG GTATAAGCTAATAACCACTGAGAAAAGAATCCGTATGGCTTTGGGAACAGTTTGGCTCTTGTCGCTGCTAGTAGGATTTATTCCCATGTTTGGCTGGGCAGAAGAAAAACCGGGAAACTCAAGCAATGTGGAATGCAAGTTCAGAAACGTTATGAAAATGGACTACATGGTGTACCTGAGCTTCTTCACTGGCACACTTGCCCCGCTGATTCTCATGTGTGTCCTTTACACAAAGATTTTCTGCATCATCCGATCAAAACTGGAACTATGTTCAGGGAGTGGCAAGGGGCAAGGAATAAGTTACAGACATGAATTAAGGATAGCCAAGTCATTGTCCTTGGTCCTCTTTTTATTTGCTGTCTGCTGGCTGCCAATGTGTATTCTGAACTGTCTCATGCATTTCTATTCCATTCTCGACATCCCAGAAAAGATAGTATATTTGGCTATTCTGCTTTCACATTCCAATTCAGTCATGAACCCCATTGTCTATGCTTTCAGGATAAAAAAGTTCCGGAAAACTTGCATCCAGATTTTAAGAACCTATGTTTTGCAGATGGACCCAGAAACTGATGTACCTGATGGACACTCATCATCTGAACCATTGTAG